The Plasmodium coatneyi strain Hackeri chromosome 5, complete sequence DNA window CGGAGAaccataatataatatacatttgcATAATTAATGCCGCGTATTTTGTCGGGGCTAAGTCCAACAAtttaaaatagaaaatatagCGCATAAGGGAGCCACAATGCCACCCTAGAAAGCAGAAGTAATATtggttttcttcctttttgccatTCTACTTTAATTCATATTCACCTTGTTAATCCGAACATACTTTTCGGTGGTACACTCAGTACATTACTGTGTcacatgtataaatatataggcAACTTATAAAAAGAACTGCGCTAAGAAAtgataccttttttttaaaaaaaaaaaaaaaggaatataaaataattagaaaagaaagaaaattatatatataaaaggtgCAAACGGTTTTTCttgcctatatatataaccatAAAAACCGAAGATTTATTATatccttttatttatatgtattttttaataagcTTCATTTCGTTATTTGGCCATTTCgcctttttctcatttttttttttttttttttttttttttttcctaattcgATTATCTTATAAGTTCAATGGAATAAATGTTAACTACCAAATTGAACCTCGTGCATGCGATGACTAATCACTGAACCAGCGGTCATTCACAAATGCTCAATAGAAATAAGCTTGGTTCGAATTATAAATTCGCCCCCAAATGACCCCGTATATTGGAGCAACTGCTGAGATATtttacatattatatttaagtgaaaatgaattttttccgtAATTCTGTATTCTTCGCTTGGCCATAAAAGTGCACTTGACTTGATTTATTTTATTGTGATGCGAGAAATAAAGAGAAACGCCCTTACATATAATTAACGCATATGTactttgttattattatatatacggCTGTGTGAttgtacatttatacatattcctCATGGCCTCTTTTTGTGAGACAAAGCCAATTTGTGCCAAGTTGCCTTATACTCCTTCGACGCAGTCTagtagaaggaaaagttgaaAATGCGGGGCCAAATTAAAAACTGCTACTAttgcatttaaaaaagcgTTAATGGGACTACATAAGTTACATGCGCgactttatttttcccttttaaatgaagcattgtttttttttgtaaagtgGGTTTCGCTTGAAGGGGAGTAAATGAGTATACGCAAATAAGTGCGTTactaataaataaataaataaatatatatatatatatatatatatatatatatatatatatgcgtattTGTGTTATGCCCCCGCGTTGCCTTAGAGCATTATTGCCACGCCGCCCTTCAGCAGAGTTACCGCAATGTGCAATTATTTGTCTTAtaattcgttttttcttttttagtagtttttaatttttcctccttttcacatttttctcattatgcacttatttttttttttttcttcgtttaaCCACAAATAAGcggcttttccttttcgcccATCAAAGAACGGGATATAGAAATGTgcagtacatataaaaaaaggcgcgCATAAATCGTAGTGctctttttattaaaaatttgtaagCTATATCTACCTAAAGTGaccaatggaaaaaattatggggATAGCTAATGATGGACCCGAGTGTATAGTATTAGACGCCTTAATATCTGCAGTCAGCACAAAGCTAAGAAGTTCCAATCCAGCAGTAAACTTCAATGGGAACTTTTCGTACGTTCCAACTACTATTTCCGTATCTATTTTTCTCGTTTTCCTAAATCATCTATATTCGGTAGGAGAGCGGGCAGCCTGAACTgttcacatatgtgtgcacatatacacacgtgGGCACCTTTTTGCGGGTCTTCCTGACCTTTAAACCGAATTGgcatatttaaaatgtgaCGTTAAACTCCActaggaaaaagaaaaaaaatgccctggGGAAATCAAAGTTTCCTTGTTCGAGCTAcatgtaataaaatttaccccctcttctttcaaattttcaGTACTTAAGTAAGAATTCGAACAAACTTTCCATAACatggaacaaaaaacaaGAGGAtcaagaagaagatgatgatgatagtGACGACGACAAAGATGGTGAGGAAGAACATTACAGCGACAGTGATAAGGAGGATTCCTCAACAGAACAGTTAGAGAAGGATAAAGAGAATGAAAAGCATATGgcagaagaaagggagaaaataagaaaacTAATAATTGAAGCAGataatcaaaaaaatgatgcagTTGTGACAAATCTGGCGGACATGTCGGAAGAAGAATtagaagaatggaaaaaccaagaatggaaaaaatttatgggAAGTGTCGAAGAAGAATGGCAACTTTTAAATTTGTGGATAGAAGAACAAAGACAAAACTGGATTGATAGTAAAGATAAAGAATTAGAAAACTggatgaacaaaatggaaaataaatggaTGGACATAGAcaatataaataaagaataccaatacatatttataaaaagtaCCCTCAAAGAAGATGAccaaagtaaaataaaagaacagTTAAAAGATGAACTGAAGAATTTTATCCACCGCGATTGGAAAAAGTGGATACGAGATAATGAGTCCTACTTAAATACATGGCTAATGAAACAATGGATACAGtggaaaaacaacaaaatacTTAAATTTCTCATGGCTGAATGGAAGCATGAAGAAGATGAATACTGGAATGATtgggaaaaaacagaaacgtGGAAATGGTTACATTTCACTAAGAGGAGAAAATGGCAAACATGGAAAAACAGAGTTACcaaagaaaaacaagaatGGGAGGAGTGGGTGAAAATTAAAGAACAACTAGTTATATACactaaatataaaaaattgacccaatggaagaatgcaaaaaagCCTTCTATTAATCAGTGGGTAGAATCACTCGCTGACAAATGCATAAATGACTCCAGATGGGACACTTGgattaatgaaaaatataatcaaTTGGTGCTAGAACAGAATGTGgacgaaaaagaagaaattaatgaaaaaattaaaaatagaacaaaCCATAAAGCTTCCACATTTATatcctttaaaaataaacttCAATccgtaaaggaagaaaaagaaaatgttccttagTGTATAGACAAATTTAGCAAGAAGTTGTAAATAGGCTAATACTATTCCAAATTGTGCTCCTTACGAAGGGGTGGAAAATACCAAATAGATCTATACCTTTGCGTCATGCAAAATGCACCCatatggtaaaaaaaaaaggtatataCCAATTTGgtagaaaattttccaatcTGTAGAAACCAACAGAACAATGGGGGATAAAGGAACAAGGGTGTTTCACTTGCTACGTGCTGTACAGTACCAATCgtcaaaaataagaaaaattggagaatTATCTTTTCTAGAATGCTTACCGCATGTTCATGTAATACCCATTTTTCCGTGCCAGTTGGGATATAAGAATTATTTTCACCCCatctatttttaaaagggggggagggggtaaTAGCATTCTTTACACAGCCTAAATGTGCACACTAGTGTCCCGATGTCTGCTTGctaaaggaaagaagccaTTTTGTAACATATCTCTCTACACAGTGGGAAACGTTGCACATTTGTATGGGTGCGCTGAGGCTGCCTGCCTTGACCAGTTCGCCCCTCCGACGTTATGGTGAtgattttcccttttagtCAACGTCGGCCAAGCAGAAACGCTTCAAACAATGGCTTCCTTTTTCGGTGCATCGTGTGATAGCGATAATTTATGTAGATTAGCTTTTCAGCAgtgttcccttccccttgttTCGCTTAATTAGGCtttacaaaatatatatgtaaatttttttttcgtaataaatttgtatatttttattgtcCCACATAATTTAAggggtaaaaatatatgatttTATTTTGCCTACAGTTTTTCCACCTACTTGCTTCCGATcttttttatgattttttttttttcttcatgttCAACCTTCAGTCAATCCTAAATGCATCACATTTGTGCCATTCGACTGAGACATCGAAAGCGCATTTTTgagttgcaaaaataaaaccatCTAAAAATGACAATTTAACTATGAAATAACCTTTTCCATCACTTAAGGATGATGTTTTAGGTCAGCCAGAATGGAGGGCAATGAGTCCCAACCTTACGCGTAGTAAAATGAAGCCGCGAGAATGTTGTCGACCTCCAACGGTTCTCAAGCGCGGTCCGATTTGCTAGTAATCTTCCTACAATGCACCATTttgttgagaaaaaaaaaataataataataatatctaAATTTCCCCATTAAAATGTTTGATGCGCTTACACACTTTTTTAAAGTGTAATATCGGAAGGTATGTTTTTCCCTacaataaattaaaaaaacttccaccttttttttgtaatggCTAACCCATTCTGCTCGTTTAAtattgcttaaaaaaaaaaaaaacgtatatCATATCATAACGTGTAAAAAAGCGGGGATGTGCCCATTTTCGGGCACTCCTCATCCGCGTGGAAAATATATCAGAACAGGCCTTCGATATTTCACATAGCAGCTATTGAAGTACCCATTTGGGATACATTAATA harbors:
- a CDS encoding Tryptophan/threonine-rich antigen, yielding MEKIMGIANDGPECIVLDALISAVSTKLRSSNPAVNFNGNFSYVPTTISVSIFLVFLNHLYSYLSKNSNKLSITWNKKQEDQEEDDDDSDDDKDGEEEHYSDSDKEDSSTEQLEKDKENEKHMAEEREKIRKLIIEADNQKNDAVVTNLADMSEEELEEWKNQEWKKFMGSVEEEWQLLNLWIEEQRQNWIDSKDKELENWMNKMENKWMDIDNINKEYQYIFIKSTLKEDDQSKIKEQLKDELKNFIHRDWKKWIRDNESYLNTWLMKQWIQWKNNKILKFLMAEWKHEEDEYWNDWEKTETWKWLHFTKRRKWQTWKNRVTKEKQEWEEWVKIKEQLVIYTKYKKLTQWKNAKKPSINQWVESLADKCINDSRWDTWINEKYNQLVLEQNVDEKEEINEKIKNRTNHKASTFISFKNKLQSVKEEKENVP